The DNA segment TGGTAAATATTGCGGTGTCAAATTCAATCTCTTTAAAATTTCCTTGTTTTAGAGACTGGGGGCATAATTCAATAGTAATCCATTGACTTCTTTCCCGGTCTATTTTGTTTAAAATTTCTTCTGAGCCTTTTACGTCCAAGCCATCAATAACCATCATTTTTTTAGCATTTTCTCTAAAAATAGCTTCTACCATTTTCACTATAGTGGTCTTTCCATTGCTGCCTGTTATTCCGATTATAGCTGGTTGGTGGATCCAATGGCTAAATTTTTCCATAGATGTCCGCTCCTTTTTTTTGAGGTATGTTTAGGATGTACCTCTTTTTAAAATTTATGTATTTGAACATAGATAAATGAAGTAGAGAACCCTAATCCATTTATTTTAAGAGAAAAATATCTTAAATAAAATACATATTCCTTACTTGCAGTAGTGGATAACACCTATCATCCATTCCAATACTAAATCCTAAGCCTTCCCACCGGCTATGCTCAGATACCCAAGCTTCTTAAGGACTTTAATATTTCCATTCATCCAGTGTTATCCCCACTGTCTGCAAAAGCGTCATTTCGTATTTTATTTAAGATATCTCCTTATTTTGCCCATAAATATTCTAGTTTTTATGTTGCCGACCTTCATGATCAATGTGATAGTCCTCTTTATAGATGAGTTCAGATATGGGTATGATTTCATAGCCTTCATCTTGAAGTGTTTTTAATATATTGGGCAGCGCTTGGGTTAGATACTTGGCATTGTTATGGAACAATACTATAGATCCATTTTTTACTTTTGATGTTACTCTTTCTACCATAGGCTCTACACCTAATTCCTTCCAATCTAGGGAATCTACATCCCATTGAATGGTATAATAGCCTTCTTCCTTGGCTGTGGTAAGTAAAGTGTTATTATAGGCTCCATAGGGCGGACGAAGAAGGATAGGTTTTTTCCCTATGATTTTTTCTATCTTCTCTCCAGTTACATTTAATTCTTTTATAATTTCTTCTTGGGAGATTTTTGCCATGTCCGGATGGGTACTGGAATGATTACCAATTTCGTGTCCCTCATCAAAGATTTTTTTCACCTGATGGGGATACTTATCTACCCAAAAACCCACTAAAAAGAATGTAGACTTAATATTGTGTTCTTCCAAAATATCCAGTATTTCTTGAGTATATTCGTCTCCCCATGCTGCATCAAAACTAATGGCAATTTTCTTTTCTGGTGTCTCTACACTATATATAGGCAGTTGGCGCTCTGGATTCATAAATACTTGTATGGTTCTAGGGGTAATCCCTTGGGTATAGAGGATAGAGACGCTGGTTAGTATAAAAATAAGAAAATAAGTGGCTATGGTTCTCTTTTTTACAAAAAAAATCTTCAAGAAACTTTACCTCCTTTTTTATGCTTTATTAGATTTTATTCCTTTTAAAGGAGGTTATGCTTTTCCACATAAAAAACACCTAAGAAAAAAGCCCCGTAGGCATATCAAGCCCCGGGACTTTTTACTTTTATTTTTTATCTCGTTCTCTTTTTTCCTTCATTGTACGCCATAATTTTTCATAGGAGAAGGGCAAGCTGTCAACACTTACTCCAGTGGCATCAAAAATAGCATTTCTTACTGCCCCCATAGTTGGATTGTTTGAGCCTTCCCCAATTTCCTTGAGTCCCCATGGAGTGGCTGGCTCATCATTACTATGAATAAGATCATTGGTAAAGCCAGGCATATCAAGAGCTGATATTATACGATAATTCGCAAGATCTCCATTAATAATCTTACCTTTATCGCTAAACAAGACTTGCTCAGATACAGTTTCACTAAAGCCCATACCAAATGCTCCATGAACCTGCCCTTCCATTAGAGCAGGATTTATAATCTGCCCAGCATCATGGACATCCCAAGCATGAAGAACTTGAATTTCCCCTGTTTCCTCATCAACCTGAACTTCTGCTGCCTGGGTACAGAAACTATAGGAAGGGGATGTAGCAACAGCCGCTCCCTTATGGCTTCCCCCTAATCGAGGTACCGTATAGACTCCTGTGCCTACCAAAGGACCTTTGATAATAAAATACTTTTTAGCCACTTCTTCAAAGGATAGGGGCTCAACCTTAGGACGAGATTTGGAGAATATCATTCCATCAATACATTCTAAATCCTCTGGTGGTAAATGCATCATAAAGCCGGCGGTTTCAAGAATCTTCGCCTTAATTTCTTCCCCTGCACGCTTACACACCCAACCACAGTATGCTGTCTGACGACTGGAATAGGCTCCGAAGTCTAGAGGTGCAGTTTCCGTATCTCCTGCTACAATTTTCATGTTCTCATAACGATACCCCATAGCCTCAGCAGCCATTTGCAATAGGACTGTGTCTGAACCTTGACCGATTTCTATTGCATTAATATATAATGTAGCTGAAGTACCGTCTTCATTTACCCTAATCATACCAGAAGAAGAGGGATAGTCGTTTCTATAAATGGGATATCCAGCACCAGTGACAAAAGATCCGGTAGCCATACCAATGCCTCTTCCCTTTGGCAAACCATTTTTCTTTTTCTCTTCCCAGTTTGTAATCTTTTTAATTTTTTCTAGAGCTTCTGGAAGACGACAGGTTTGAATACCCATGCCATTACAAGTATTTGTATTTGGTTGTCTGGCATTACGCTGTCGTAATTCAAGGGGGTCAATGCCCAAGTCCTTGGCTACATTATCCAAATGACTTTCCAAGGCATATTTGGGTTGAGGAGCACCATGTCCTCTTTGGGCACCACATGCTGGCAAGTTGGTGTACATTCTTCTTAAATCAAATTGGAAATTATCAAAATCATAGGTTAAAGGTAATAAGCCTCCAGAGTAGTAAGCAGTTGCTATACCTAAACTGGTATAAGCTCCTCCATCAAGAAGGAAATTTACTTTTAGAGCTAGGATTTTCCCCTCTTTGGTTACGGCAGTGGTAACTTCATAACGCCCTTGATGACGACCACGATTGTGTTGGAACATCTCATAACGATCATAGGACATTTTCACTGGTCTGCCAGTTCGTTTAGAGAGTACTGCACCGCAAAATTCTAAACCTGTAGGCTCTAGTTTTCCACCAAATCCGCCACCTACATAGGGTTTGATCACTCTGACATCACCCATTTTTAGTTCAAATTCTCGAGCAATATAGTATTGGAAATAGTGAACGGACTGGGTACTGGAATACACAGTAAGTTTTCCATCCTTCCATATAGAGATAGCTGAATGGGGTTCAATGGGGGATTGATAGGTACGCTGACCTTCAAATACATCTGTACGTATATGATCTGCTTCAGCAAAGGCTTTTTCCATATCTCCAAATTTGTGATGGATTTCTGTATTAATATTTCTTGGATATTCTTCATGGATTTGTGCCTGCCCTTCATCGGCTGCTGTTCTATAGTCCAGCACTGCAGGCAGTATTTCATAATCAACCTTTATAGCCTTCAAGGCTTTGTAGCAAGTTTCCTCATCAACACAAACAACTGCAGCTACTTTATCTCCTACATGTCTTACCTTTTCGATACATAATACATTTTCATCCCAGCGGGCTGGACTAATCCCATATTTAAGATCTGGCACATCTTTAGAAGTGATAATATCTACCACGCCAGGTATTTCTAAAGCCTTTGAAATATCAATATTCAATATTCTAGCATGGGCATGGGGACTGCCTAGTAACTTTCCATAAAGCATTCCGGGAAATTTTAGATCTCCACAATATTTTGCAGAACCAGTGGCTTTTTCTCGACCATCTACTCTAGGTTTACTTTTACCTATTTGAGTATGCTCT comes from the Irregularibacter muris genome and includes:
- the pdaB gene encoding polysaccharide deacetylase family sporulation protein PdaB produces the protein MKIFFVKKRTIATYFLIFILTSVSILYTQGITPRTIQVFMNPERQLPIYSVETPEKKIAISFDAAWGDEYTQEILDILEEHNIKSTFFLVGFWVDKYPHQVKKIFDEGHEIGNHSSTHPDMAKISQEEIIKELNVTGEKIEKIIGKKPILLRPPYGAYNNTLLTTAKEEGYYTIQWDVDSLDWKELGVEPMVERVTSKVKNGSIVLFHNNAKYLTQALPNILKTLQDEGYEIIPISELIYKEDYHIDHEGRQHKN
- a CDS encoding molybdopterin cofactor-binding domain-containing protein; its protein translation is MEGVVYPKENTMYAEREHTQIGKSKPRVDGREKATGSAKYCGDLKFPGMLYGKLLGSPHAHARILNIDISKALEIPGVVDIITSKDVPDLKYGISPARWDENVLCIEKVRHVGDKVAAVVCVDEETCYKALKAIKVDYEILPAVLDYRTAADEGQAQIHEEYPRNINTEIHHKFGDMEKAFAEADHIRTDVFEGQRTYQSPIEPHSAISIWKDGKLTVYSSTQSVHYFQYYIAREFELKMGDVRVIKPYVGGGFGGKLEPTGLEFCGAVLSKRTGRPVKMSYDRYEMFQHNRGRHQGRYEVTTAVTKEGKILALKVNFLLDGGAYTSLGIATAYYSGGLLPLTYDFDNFQFDLRRMYTNLPACGAQRGHGAPQPKYALESHLDNVAKDLGIDPLELRQRNARQPNTNTCNGMGIQTCRLPEALEKIKKITNWEEKKKNGLPKGRGIGMATGSFVTGAGYPIYRNDYPSSSGMIRVNEDGTSATLYINAIEIGQGSDTVLLQMAAEAMGYRYENMKIVAGDTETAPLDFGAYSSRQTAYCGWVCKRAGEEIKAKILETAGFMMHLPPEDLECIDGMIFSKSRPKVEPLSFEEVAKKYFIIKGPLVGTGVYTVPRLGGSHKGAAVATSPSYSFCTQAAEVQVDEETGEIQVLHAWDVHDAGQIINPALMEGQVHGAFGMGFSETVSEQVLFSDKGKIINGDLANYRIISALDMPGFTNDLIHSNDEPATPWGLKEIGEGSNNPTMGAVRNAIFDATGVSVDSLPFSYEKLWRTMKEKRERDKK